From a single Streptomyces liliifuscus genomic region:
- a CDS encoding acyl-CoA dehydrogenase family protein: protein MTMTLPKVSRFPESPYLSEEGRRMRDAVRAAAPGLAERAREGELQGTLAPETVSVLHEIGVFRITIPVELGGFALGARDTTEVVRELGRVDGSAGWTVIVSSASRSALALDERVKDEVFADIGTWQGPLLFGATVFAPKVGDGRKVEGGWMVKGRWAFGSGCKIAKWGSVGFEYDDPKTGERRRAMGLLSQDQYTIVDDWQVMGMSATSSNSVRADEEVFVPEYRVIHTMDMPARMDALRGKYQGLGFMHSATGTMVATTTAFAALALGMTEGTLGAFVEQAAKRPPFNLPYPAMADMASTQVVAGKARAVINTAAAVIERQADEIDRRALAGEDFHPWDEPEITMDLVHQIHACLQVIDGLQLALGSSTVGLSNPIQRFVRDVHVLATHGAFRIDPMAEINGRDIFGMEPLPMIAALGSPPPAKMPPHAANGSFPGPVPRPA, encoded by the coding sequence ATGACCATGACGTTGCCCAAAGTGAGCAGGTTCCCCGAGTCCCCCTATCTCAGCGAGGAGGGACGGCGCATGCGCGACGCGGTGCGCGCGGCGGCGCCCGGCCTCGCCGAACGTGCGCGCGAGGGGGAGCTGCAGGGCACACTCGCACCCGAGACGGTCTCGGTACTGCACGAGATCGGGGTGTTCCGCATCACCATCCCGGTGGAGCTGGGCGGGTTCGCACTCGGAGCACGCGACACCACGGAGGTCGTGCGTGAGCTCGGACGCGTCGACGGGTCGGCCGGCTGGACGGTGATCGTCTCCAGCGCGTCCCGGAGTGCGCTCGCACTCGACGAGCGTGTGAAGGACGAGGTCTTCGCCGACATCGGGACCTGGCAGGGACCGCTCCTGTTCGGCGCCACCGTCTTCGCGCCGAAGGTCGGCGACGGTCGAAAGGTCGAAGGCGGCTGGATGGTGAAGGGCCGCTGGGCGTTCGGCAGCGGCTGCAAGATCGCGAAGTGGGGCTCGGTCGGTTTCGAGTACGACGATCCCAAGACCGGAGAACGGCGTCGGGCGATGGGGCTGCTCTCCCAGGACCAGTACACGATCGTCGACGACTGGCAGGTCATGGGCATGAGCGCCACGTCGAGCAACAGTGTGCGAGCCGACGAGGAGGTGTTCGTCCCCGAGTACCGGGTCATCCACACCATGGACATGCCCGCGCGCATGGACGCCCTGCGCGGCAAGTACCAGGGACTGGGATTCATGCACTCCGCGACCGGAACCATGGTCGCCACCACGACGGCCTTCGCGGCACTCGCTCTGGGCATGACCGAAGGCACTCTCGGTGCCTTCGTCGAACAGGCTGCCAAGCGGCCGCCGTTCAACCTGCCCTATCCGGCCATGGCCGACATGGCCTCGACACAGGTCGTGGCGGGGAAGGCGAGGGCCGTCATCAACACGGCCGCGGCGGTCATCGAGCGGCAGGCGGACGAGATCGACAGGCGCGCGCTGGCGGGCGAGGACTTCCACCCGTGGGATGAACCCGAGATCACGATGGACCTCGTCCATCAGATCCACGCCTGTCTCCAGGTGATCGACGGGCTGCAGCTGGCACTCGGTTCCTCGACCGTCGGCCTGTCCAACCCGATCCAGCGGTTCGTCCGGGACGTGCATGTGCTGGCGACCCACGGCGCGTTCCGGATCGATCCGATGGCCGAGATCAACGGTCGGGACATCTTCGGGATGGAGCCGCTACCGATGATTGCCGCCCTCGGTTCGCCTCCTCCCGCGAAGATGCCTCCGCACGCGGCCAACGGCAGCTTTCCGGGCCCGGTGCCGCGCCCCGCGTGA
- a CDS encoding nuclear transport factor 2 family protein → MSDFSIIDGVAHINDPKLYETWLDREDYKAAVAQAETPERTAVKRLLVDFEADLARMVRDDSVQDNVVDVMKRYIVEDYIQHDPNAPGNGLDNLIEHFRHVPTGNGTPPPVVSVVLDGDLACVMMKHPTPDPVSPGSTYDWYILTVFRVRDGKLAEHWSAFRKMAGPMPGN, encoded by the coding sequence ATGAGTGACTTCAGCATCATCGACGGCGTCGCACACATCAACGACCCCAAGCTGTACGAGACCTGGCTCGACCGCGAGGACTACAAGGCCGCCGTCGCGCAGGCCGAGACACCCGAGCGGACCGCCGTCAAGCGCCTGTTGGTCGACTTCGAGGCCGACCTCGCGCGCATGGTGCGCGACGACAGCGTGCAGGACAACGTCGTCGACGTGATGAAGCGTTACATCGTCGAGGACTACATCCAGCACGACCCGAACGCGCCCGGCAACGGCCTGGACAACCTCATCGAACACTTCCGCCACGTGCCGACCGGCAACGGCACACCGCCGCCGGTGGTGAGCGTGGTCCTGGACGGCGATCTGGCGTGCGTCATGATGAAGCATCCGACGCCGGACCCGGTGAGCCCCGGCAGCACATACGACTGGTACATCCTGACGGTCTTCCGCGTGCGCGACGGCAAGCTCGCCGAGCACTGGAGTGCCTTCCGCAAGATGGCCGGACCGATGCCGGGGAACTGA
- a CDS encoding acyl-CoA dehydrogenase family protein, which produces MTASPPPRPHDAQLPPMPPAVPASAVASPWITDEGRRIRDRVRELIPLIRSQAREGEKIAALTPEVLEAINDAGVFRMSMPVEWGGYGLGARDLVEVISALSEGDGSAGWAGFVGVGLKNLLAMDAQVVDEVRAETGDWVGPAIVGASVFATKVGAARAVDGGWMVQGKWAFGSCCKHASWALVGIEYDPAEAGGGGGRGMVALRREQYEILDDWEVMGLSGSSSNSLRVQDEVFVPAHRFIDLADFPLRLGQVRDRYTGVGFAQHGLALLLCASLANIAIALGMARGALDCFTEQAAKRKPFTLPYPTIGDMASAQVAAGKALAMINLAAAAIEGTADQLDARTAAGLDFTPPEESEISLSIAYAANLCEDAINLLQKTIGSSTVSLSNPIQRFVRDVRVLTSHGAIRVDPLAEQNGRRLLGLPPFAMIGGAVPERRASTDSSRDKEPIRA; this is translated from the coding sequence ATGACCGCATCACCCCCGCCGCGCCCACATGACGCCCAACTGCCGCCGATGCCACCCGCGGTGCCCGCGTCAGCCGTGGCCTCCCCGTGGATCACCGACGAGGGCCGCCGGATCCGTGACCGGGTGCGCGAGCTGATCCCGCTGATCCGCTCTCAGGCCCGCGAGGGAGAGAAGATCGCGGCGCTCACTCCCGAGGTGCTCGAAGCGATCAATGACGCCGGTGTCTTTCGCATGTCGATGCCCGTCGAGTGGGGCGGATACGGGCTCGGCGCACGGGACCTGGTCGAGGTGATCAGCGCGCTCAGCGAGGGCGACGGCTCCGCCGGGTGGGCCGGTTTCGTGGGAGTGGGCCTGAAGAACCTGCTCGCCATGGATGCGCAGGTGGTCGACGAGGTGCGCGCCGAGACCGGGGACTGGGTCGGGCCGGCCATCGTGGGTGCCTCCGTGTTCGCGACCAAGGTCGGCGCTGCCCGAGCCGTCGACGGCGGCTGGATGGTGCAGGGCAAGTGGGCGTTCGGCAGCTGCTGCAAGCACGCGAGCTGGGCACTGGTCGGCATCGAGTACGACCCCGCCGAAGCCGGAGGGGGAGGCGGACGCGGCATGGTCGCGCTCCGCCGGGAGCAGTACGAGATCCTCGACGACTGGGAAGTCATGGGTCTGTCGGGATCGTCCAGCAACAGCCTTCGCGTGCAGGACGAGGTGTTCGTCCCGGCGCACCGCTTCATCGACCTCGCAGACTTCCCCCTGCGGCTGGGGCAGGTGCGCGACCGCTACACAGGCGTCGGCTTCGCACAGCACGGTCTGGCGCTTCTGCTCTGCGCGTCACTTGCGAACATCGCGATCGCCTTGGGGATGGCGCGGGGAGCGCTCGACTGCTTCACCGAACAGGCTGCCAAGCGCAAGCCCTTCACTCTTCCGTATCCCACGATCGGTGACATGGCGTCGGCCCAGGTCGCGGCGGGCAAGGCCCTCGCGATGATCAACCTCGCCGCCGCGGCGATCGAAGGCACTGCCGACCAGCTCGACGCGCGAACGGCGGCGGGACTCGACTTCACCCCGCCGGAGGAGTCCGAGATCAGTCTCTCCATCGCGTACGCGGCCAACCTGTGCGAGGACGCGATCAACCTGCTGCAGAAGACGATCGGCTCGTCCACCGTGAGCCTGTCGAACCCGATCCAGCGGTTCGTCCGAGACGTCCGCGTACTCACGTCGCACGGCGCGATCCGCGTCGACCCGCTGGCGGAGCAGAACGGACGCCGGCTCCTGGGCCTGCCTCCCTTCGCCATGATCGGCGGCGCCGTTCCCGAGCGCCGTGCCTCAACAGATTCATCCCGAGACAAGGAGCCCATCCGCGCATGA
- a CDS encoding acyl-CoA dehydrogenase family protein, with product MSKHIAPEVRAVESPWLTDAGRELRDRIRDLVPLIRSQAREGERIGALTPDVLQALDEAGTYRMTMPVEWGGSALGARDIVEVVAALGEADGSAAWSAFVGVGLRNFLALEPRVVEEIRKDIEGWVGPALVGASVFATTVGNARKVDGGWMVNGRWAFGSGCKHARWALVGVAFDPAEAGGTGRGVVVLEREQFEILDDWHVMGLSGTSSNSLRVTEDIFVPDHRFLDLAEFPPRLDRIRHHYSGAAFRQSGRALLMTVALSSTAITLGMARGALTCFAEQAIRRKPFTLPYPSVAEMASAQVAVGRAQAMIVLAGSTIERFADQVDARTEAGLEFGDDEESEISLALAYAANLCEDAINLLQKTLGSSTVSLSNPIQRFVRDARVVTSHGAIRVDPLAEQNGRRLLGLRPFPMIGAAVPQRGVNAPQPERG from the coding sequence ATGTCCAAGCACATCGCCCCGGAGGTCAGGGCGGTCGAATCGCCGTGGCTGACCGACGCCGGACGTGAGCTGCGCGACCGGATCCGGGACCTCGTCCCTCTCATTCGGTCGCAGGCACGCGAGGGAGAGCGGATCGGGGCGTTGACTCCCGACGTGCTTCAGGCGCTGGACGAGGCGGGCACCTACCGCATGACGATGCCGGTCGAGTGGGGCGGCAGCGCGCTGGGCGCCCGCGACATCGTCGAGGTTGTCGCAGCCCTGGGCGAGGCCGACGGGTCGGCGGCCTGGAGTGCCTTCGTCGGAGTCGGACTGCGCAACTTCCTGGCCCTGGAACCACGGGTGGTCGAAGAGATCCGCAAGGACATCGAGGGCTGGGTGGGTCCGGCTCTCGTCGGTGCCTCCGTCTTCGCGACCACGGTCGGGAACGCACGCAAGGTCGACGGCGGCTGGATGGTCAACGGTCGCTGGGCCTTCGGCAGCGGCTGCAAGCACGCCCGCTGGGCGCTGGTGGGAGTCGCCTTCGACCCCGCGGAAGCCGGCGGCACCGGTCGCGGTGTCGTGGTGCTGGAGCGGGAGCAGTTCGAGATCCTCGACGACTGGCACGTCATGGGGCTCTCCGGAACGTCCAGCAACAGCCTGCGGGTCACCGAGGACATCTTCGTCCCCGACCACCGCTTCCTCGACCTCGCCGAGTTTCCGCCGAGGCTCGACCGGATCCGACACCATTACAGCGGCGCCGCCTTCCGGCAGAGCGGCCGGGCGCTGCTGATGACCGTAGCCCTCAGCAGTACCGCGATCACGCTGGGCATGGCACGCGGCGCACTGACCTGTTTCGCGGAACAGGCGATCAGGCGCAAGCCGTTCACCCTGCCCTACCCGAGCGTCGCCGAGATGGCCTCGGCACAAGTGGCCGTCGGGCGCGCGCAGGCAATGATCGTCCTGGCCGGCTCGACGATCGAACGCTTCGCGGACCAGGTGGACGCACGCACCGAGGCCGGTCTCGAATTCGGCGACGACGAGGAGTCGGAGATCAGTCTCGCGCTCGCGTACGCGGCGAACCTGTGCGAGGACGCCATCAACCTGCTTCAGAAAACGCTCGGTTCCTCGACCGTCTCGCTGTCCAATCCGATCCAGCGATTCGTTCGTGACGCACGCGTGGTCACCTCGCACGGAGCAATCCGCGTCGACCCGCTCGCCGAGCAGAACGGCCGACGCCTCCTCGGACTCAGGCCGTTCCCCATGATCGGCGCCGCAGTGCCGCAGCGCGGCGTCAACGCCCCTCAACCTGAACGCGGTTGA
- a CDS encoding flavin reductase family protein: MSINDHGPHGLVNSSSGVEPQPTPVAAMDAQALREAFGRFPSGVIAVCGMVDDRPVGMAVSSFTSVSLAPPLVSVCLQTSSRTWPKLRQLPRLGLSVLGEQQGEVCRALAGAEENRFAEVHWETTGEGAVVLPGAVTWYTCTLRAELPAGDHIIALLEIDRLWTLPSAEPLVFHGSRFRRLDDGDRSAVPA; encoded by the coding sequence ATGTCGATCAATGACCACGGACCCCATGGGCTCGTGAATTCGAGCTCCGGCGTCGAGCCGCAGCCCACACCGGTGGCGGCGATGGACGCGCAGGCGCTGCGGGAAGCGTTCGGCCGCTTCCCGAGCGGGGTGATCGCGGTGTGCGGAATGGTGGACGATCGGCCCGTCGGAATGGCGGTGAGCTCCTTCACCTCCGTTTCGCTGGCTCCGCCCCTTGTCTCGGTGTGCCTTCAGACCTCGTCGCGCACCTGGCCGAAGCTCAGGCAGCTGCCTCGGCTGGGCCTGAGTGTCCTGGGCGAGCAGCAGGGCGAGGTGTGCCGCGCGCTCGCAGGTGCGGAGGAGAACCGGTTCGCCGAGGTGCACTGGGAGACGACCGGAGAAGGAGCTGTGGTCCTTCCCGGGGCGGTCACCTGGTACACCTGCACGCTCCGCGCCGAACTGCCGGCGGGCGACCACATCATCGCCCTGCTGGAGATAGATCGCCTGTGGACGCTGCCGTCGGCCGAGCCCTTGGTCTTCCACGGAAGCCGCTTCCGGCGGCTCGACGACGGCGACAGGTCGGCTGTCCCCGCCTGA
- a CDS encoding acyl-CoA dehydrogenase family protein, translated as MSTPPSPTPSRGESVTTAGDRRPSPHLSDRGRQIRDETRALSPLLRKEAQEGEDLGALPPETLRAIHEAGVFKTALPVELGGYALGARDTVEIITALGEGDGSAAWTVFVAGGIRNVLGFPQQTVDEIFKEIDTWIGPLVVGASVFSTSVGSARRADGGWLVSGKWAFGSGCKHAAWAAVGVTCEDAEGRPRRAMALLSREQYTILDDWKVMGLKATSSNSITAEEEAFVPDHRFVDLADFPAVMDSVRDRYAGIGFRNDTRALMLITCLSNVAVALGMARGTLDCFVEQSKARKPFNLPYPTVADMPSTQVAAGTARAMINAAEATILGHADEVDRRALAGIEFTGAEESEITMDLVYAVRLCADAIDKLQLALGSSTVSLKNPIQRFARDVRVLATHGAIRFDPLAELSGRQLLGFEPFPMFAGGVPQVG; from the coding sequence ATGAGCACCCCACCCTCTCCGACCCCTTCCAGAGGCGAGTCGGTCACTACGGCGGGCGATCGGCGTCCCTCTCCGCACCTCAGCGACCGCGGTCGGCAGATCCGGGACGAGACACGCGCCCTCAGCCCCCTCCTGAGGAAGGAAGCGCAGGAAGGAGAAGACCTCGGCGCCCTGCCCCCCGAGACGCTGAGGGCGATACACGAAGCGGGTGTCTTCAAGACCGCCCTGCCCGTCGAACTGGGTGGCTACGCTCTCGGGGCGCGAGACACCGTGGAGATCATCACGGCACTCGGCGAAGGCGACGGATCCGCCGCCTGGACGGTCTTCGTGGCCGGTGGCATCCGCAATGTCCTCGGCTTCCCCCAGCAGACCGTCGACGAGATCTTCAAGGAGATCGACACCTGGATCGGCCCGCTGGTCGTCGGCGCCTCCGTGTTCTCCACCAGCGTGGGATCGGCCCGCAGGGCGGACGGCGGATGGCTGGTTTCCGGGAAATGGGCGTTCGGCAGCGGCTGCAAGCACGCGGCCTGGGCGGCCGTGGGCGTGACCTGCGAGGACGCGGAAGGCCGGCCACGCCGGGCGATGGCGCTGCTGAGCCGGGAGCAGTACACGATCCTGGACGACTGGAAGGTCATGGGGCTGAAGGCCACCTCCAGCAACAGCATCACCGCCGAGGAAGAGGCGTTCGTCCCTGATCACCGCTTCGTCGACCTGGCCGACTTCCCCGCGGTCATGGACAGCGTGCGGGACCGCTACGCCGGTATCGGGTTCCGCAACGACACACGCGCGCTCATGCTGATCACCTGTCTCAGCAATGTGGCAGTCGCACTCGGCATGGCCCGCGGCACCCTGGACTGCTTCGTCGAGCAGTCGAAGGCCCGCAAGCCGTTCAACCTGCCCTACCCCACCGTGGCGGACATGCCGTCGACCCAGGTGGCAGCCGGCACGGCCCGCGCGATGATCAACGCCGCGGAGGCGACCATCCTCGGTCATGCCGACGAGGTGGACCGCCGCGCTCTGGCCGGGATCGAGTTCACGGGCGCCGAGGAGTCCGAGATCACGATGGACCTTGTCTACGCGGTGCGGCTGTGCGCGGACGCCATCGACAAACTCCAACTCGCTCTCGGCTCCTCCACGGTGAGCCTCAAGAACCCCATCCAGCGCTTCGCGCGGGACGTGCGCGTGCTGGCCACGCATGGCGCGATCCGCTTCGACCCGTTGGCCGAGCTCAGCGGCCGCCAGCTCCTCGGATTCGAACCGTTTCCCATGTTCGCCGGCGGCGTGCCCCAGGTGGGCTGA
- a CDS encoding TetR/AcrR family transcriptional regulator: MAEQGRPRRAGGRSKRESILDAAIELFLELGFDQTSMDVVAAQAGVSKTTVYAHFGDKLELFRAVIARGGASLDFDLDQTMLASVDDPQERLARIVLKLLQATTAPAYLAFIRVLTVEAGRRPELTEAIRSLGVPHVVDLVAVALREDARQRGYTLPDPEAYAGLFVRMTAAGPQMDALLDPESDRDLAHFEAYAQWTTAIFLRGLRAGDLPAAPASAMSQVFPRLSRANS; encoded by the coding sequence ATGGCTGAACAGGGGCGCCCCCGGCGGGCGGGCGGGCGGAGCAAGCGGGAATCCATTCTCGACGCGGCCATCGAACTGTTCCTCGAACTCGGTTTCGATCAGACCTCGATGGATGTCGTGGCAGCGCAGGCCGGCGTATCGAAGACGACCGTCTACGCCCACTTCGGCGACAAGCTGGAGCTGTTCCGTGCGGTGATCGCCCGCGGAGGAGCCTCGCTCGACTTCGATCTGGACCAGACGATGCTGGCCTCCGTCGACGACCCCCAGGAGAGGCTGGCGCGCATCGTCCTGAAGCTCCTCCAGGCCACGACAGCCCCGGCCTACCTGGCCTTCATTCGCGTCCTGACCGTCGAGGCGGGCCGCCGCCCCGAGCTGACCGAGGCGATTCGCTCCCTCGGCGTACCCCATGTCGTCGACCTGGTGGCCGTGGCCCTGCGCGAGGACGCACGGCAGCGCGGCTACACCCTTCCCGACCCGGAGGCGTACGCGGGACTGTTCGTGCGCATGACGGCCGCCGGGCCGCAGATGGATGCGCTGCTGGATCCGGAGTCCGACCGCGACCTGGCCCATTTCGAGGCCTACGCCCAGTGGACGACCGCCATCTTTCTGCGGGGCCTGCGCGCCGGCGACCTGCCGGCTGCCCCCGCCTCGGCGATGAGTCAGGTCTTCCCCCGGCTCTCGCGGGCGAACTCCTGA
- a CDS encoding MFS transporter, whose protein sequence is MSTPQSHPEFTPPGQPGAPAPASLRESLSALRGYPTPAWKAAIACVLAMVLSPPALVTAVTFLIDPVAKDFGWSHSETLSIFNIPTVAAPFVLPLAGRLVDRWGARAVAVPGTALYALSTASVSLVGANGVVLMMVLLVSTALGYTSILGVVYKVVSEWFPRHRGLGYSLLIGATSSLAGAALSPLSQLSIDHFGWRATYLLIGVCILLIVFPAQYFLMYEPVSAPLTGATAVPSKGKIRPAHKELPGLPLGRALRTRAWWYMVLVLTVAAGVAMSVRLNAVSLFGEQGYSATEVSLSVSVMLVASIGGQILAGVVLDRSRTPRAFVPFMVCLVLGMVMVFAATGDMWALFLTMALLGVVTGAESTTGPYLVGCYFGMRAFAQIQGITLGVVSLVGIGVFPVLAQGAAESTGGYTATLIVLTAGSLIVLALSLLLPRYPNPDESPDTDEPEASRADERIGNV, encoded by the coding sequence ATGTCCACGCCCCAGTCCCACCCGGAATTCACTCCGCCCGGTCAGCCGGGTGCCCCTGCCCCCGCCTCCCTGCGGGAGTCCTTGTCCGCATTGCGCGGCTATCCCACACCGGCCTGGAAAGCCGCGATCGCCTGTGTGCTCGCGATGGTCCTCAGTCCCCCGGCTCTCGTCACCGCCGTCACGTTCCTCATCGACCCGGTCGCCAAGGACTTCGGCTGGTCCCACTCGGAAACGCTGAGCATCTTCAACATTCCCACCGTGGCGGCCCCCTTCGTGCTGCCCCTGGCCGGCCGTCTGGTCGACCGCTGGGGCGCCCGGGCGGTAGCCGTACCGGGCACCGCCCTCTACGCGCTCTCGACGGCCTCGGTGTCGCTCGTGGGTGCGAACGGCGTCGTACTGATGATGGTCCTGCTGGTCAGCACGGCTCTGGGATACACCTCGATTCTCGGCGTGGTCTACAAGGTCGTCTCGGAGTGGTTCCCCCGGCACCGCGGACTGGGATACTCCCTGCTCATCGGCGCGACCTCCAGCCTTGCCGGTGCCGCCCTCTCTCCCCTGAGCCAGTTGTCCATCGACCATTTCGGCTGGAGGGCGACCTACCTGCTGATAGGCGTGTGCATCCTGCTGATCGTCTTTCCCGCCCAGTACTTCCTGATGTACGAGCCCGTGTCGGCACCACTCACCGGTGCAACTGCCGTTCCGTCGAAGGGAAAGATCCGCCCGGCGCACAAGGAGCTGCCCGGCCTCCCGCTGGGCCGGGCACTCAGGACCCGGGCCTGGTGGTACATGGTGCTGGTGCTGACCGTGGCGGCGGGTGTGGCGATGAGTGTGCGTCTGAACGCCGTGTCACTCTTCGGCGAACAGGGCTATTCGGCCACCGAAGTGTCCCTGTCGGTGTCGGTGATGCTGGTGGCATCCATCGGCGGGCAGATCCTCGCGGGCGTGGTCCTCGACCGGTCGCGCACTCCTCGTGCCTTTGTGCCGTTCATGGTGTGCCTGGTGCTCGGCATGGTCATGGTCTTCGCCGCCACAGGAGACATGTGGGCCCTGTTCCTCACCATGGCCCTGCTCGGTGTCGTGACGGGCGCGGAGTCAACCACCGGACCGTACCTGGTGGGGTGCTACTTCGGTATGCGGGCCTTCGCCCAGATCCAGGGCATCACACTGGGCGTCGTCAGCCTTGTCGGCATCGGAGTCTTTCCGGTGCTGGCACAGGGAGCCGCGGAGAGCACCGGTGGATACACCGCGACGCTCATCGTGCTCACCGCCGGAAGTCTGATCGTCCTTGCCCTGTCGCTCCTCCTGCCGCGCTATCCGAACCCCGACGAGAGCCCGGACACCGACGAGCCGGAAGCCAGCCGCGCCGATGAGCGCATAGGCAACGTGTAA
- a CDS encoding NADPH-dependent FMN reductase: MPKLHVVIGSTRPGRLGLPIGQWAAQAAKQHGGFDVELVDLAELGLPLLDEPGHPRAGQYTHEHTLRWSATVDKADAFVFVTPEYNSGPPAALLNALSFLYREWLYKPVGFVSYGGVAAGMRSVQVLKQVATTLKMMPIPEAVAIPFVFKLMGESGFQADGPLEAGATMMLDELLRWTEALQPLRLNPLPPAPAAPPVPGAPVSRV, from the coding sequence ATGCCGAAACTGCACGTTGTCATCGGAAGCACCCGTCCCGGCCGGCTGGGACTACCCATCGGCCAGTGGGCGGCCCAGGCCGCGAAGCAGCACGGCGGCTTCGACGTCGAACTGGTCGACCTCGCTGAGCTCGGCCTCCCGCTCCTCGACGAACCCGGTCATCCGCGTGCGGGCCAGTACACCCACGAACACACACTCAGGTGGAGCGCCACGGTGGACAAGGCCGACGCCTTCGTCTTCGTCACGCCCGAATACAACTCCGGTCCTCCTGCGGCGCTGCTCAACGCCCTTTCCTTCCTGTACCGGGAGTGGCTCTACAAGCCTGTCGGATTCGTCAGCTACGGCGGCGTAGCGGCCGGCATGCGCTCCGTGCAGGTGCTCAAGCAGGTGGCGACGACTCTCAAGATGATGCCGATTCCCGAGGCTGTGGCCATACCGTTCGTCTTCAAACTCATGGGGGAGAGTGGTTTCCAGGCCGACGGACCGCTGGAGGCCGGAGCCACGATGATGCTCGACGAACTGCTGCGCTGGACCGAGGCTCTGCAGCCCCTGCGCCTGAACCCGCTGCCGCCGGCTCCCGCCGCGCCGCCGGTGCCGGGAGCCCCCGTGTCGCGGGTCTAG
- a CDS encoding nuclear transport factor 2 family protein codes for MATSLEQQPRINKLLVDRFLADVFGARNADAVADYVAPDLVQHGADVPDGAQAFADLLRREFDRGPAADQGTADVSGPRDPVFVIAENDLVCACHYMPQPDPDSPGSTFDYYAFTTYRIRDGRIAERWPSINKIAPPRLPAPDTPTRATTVSSSPSIDIEANKRLVVDFYRCVFDAQNPDAVMDFVTEDYLQHVSHYPPGREGLEEFVRSRFPDGPVPPPAEPLIPPALIVAEGDIVVVAALLPQAEPDESGALYPYYMYDAYRLRGQRLAEHLSGITKSAPPKPPGPPPAAQT; via the coding sequence ATGGCTACATCACTCGAGCAACAGCCACGTATCAACAAACTTCTGGTCGACCGGTTCCTCGCCGATGTCTTCGGCGCGAGAAACGCCGACGCGGTCGCCGACTACGTCGCCCCGGACCTGGTCCAGCACGGTGCCGACGTCCCGGACGGCGCGCAGGCGTTCGCCGATCTCCTGCGCCGCGAGTTCGACCGTGGACCGGCAGCGGACCAGGGCACGGCCGATGTCTCCGGGCCGCGGGACCCGGTGTTTGTCATAGCGGAGAACGACCTGGTCTGTGCCTGCCACTACATGCCGCAACCCGACCCGGACTCCCCAGGCTCCACTTTCGACTACTACGCGTTCACCACCTACCGGATCCGCGACGGACGGATCGCCGAACGGTGGCCGTCCATCAACAAGATCGCCCCACCGCGGCTCCCCGCACCGGACACGCCGACGCGAGCTACCACCGTGTCGTCATCCCCTTCGATCGACATCGAGGCGAACAAGCGCCTGGTGGTGGACTTCTACCGCTGCGTCTTCGACGCGCAGAACCCGGACGCGGTCATGGACTTCGTCACCGAGGACTACCTCCAGCACGTCTCCCACTACCCGCCCGGCAGGGAGGGGCTGGAGGAGTTCGTGCGCAGCCGATTCCCGGACGGTCCTGTTCCGCCGCCCGCCGAGCCCCTCATCCCGCCGGCGCTGATCGTCGCCGAGGGCGACATCGTCGTTGTCGCCGCACTGCTTCCCCAGGCCGAACCCGACGAAAGCGGCGCGCTCTACCCGTACTACATGTACGACGCCTACCGCCTACGTGGGCAACGGCTCGCGGAGCACCTGAGCGGCATCACCAAGTCCGCCCCGCCCAAGCCCCCCGGCCCTCCGCCCGCCGCCCAGACCTGA